In the genome of Arachis stenosperma cultivar V10309 chromosome 6, arast.V10309.gnm1.PFL2, whole genome shotgun sequence, the window GCATTTTGGCTAAAATCAGTACCTTTATATATGAATTATGATTCATCATCAATCATTTcgaaaatatttgataattaaaaaaaattagtcaaaaacaactataatttattttatttaatatttattaattatcatgacaattaataaatattaaataaaataaaatttgatttttttttctttttaacattACTATAATCATTTATGATTGTTCCATGTACATCTTTAACTATATtgataatactaaaaaaaataaaatttatcttatttaacatttattaattattataatatttaataaatattaaataaaataaattttaactatttttatttaatatttttttgttactaTATAAACAGCAATTTTTTGTCAGTTTGGATGTTACTTAGCAcgaatagaaaataaattttgatggaTTAAATGGCTAACGTATCTTATTAAACTAAGGAAACTTTATGATATAAATTAACAATATTGGTAAGACCACATGCGAATTCATTAACACACTGGCGTTTCGTATTAATGTTCCACACCCATCACGTGGTCCCACCAAATATTAATGATATGTACTTCAATTCATTTAATTTGCCACGTAGATTTCATAATTAATTGACACACAATTTGTTTGTTGGTGATTTCTTCCAAACCCATGGCAATTTTGTGGGTGAGTTACCCCTGCACATGTGTCTTCATCTCAGTCATtgatcaaaaaaattttcaaccttGCATTaatgcattcaataaatgtgTTCACACAACATTGTATTTTATAGTATTACCTTATATTACATAACGTATTTATATTGTGTGTAATTTGCAAATAGTTGATTTTATAAATCCCTCCCCAAATACCAAAGAAATCAAAATCTTCCCAAAATACCATTTGAATGTCTACAacttcttctcttctactctaAAAATACACTTGAAAGgaactgcttcttcttcaatctcaCTGCTTTTCTCCCTGCTGACCTCTGCTCCTTCTTCCCTAGCCTTCCTGTAGGTGATGGGTGTTATTTTTCCGGCGACCCACTTGCAAAACCTTCCGCAAATACCCCTGTAATGTCCacttgttcttcttctacaaCTCAATCTTCCTCTACCCTTCCTATAGGTGACGGGTTTGATTTTTCCAGTGACCCACTCGCAAAACCTTTCCCAAATACCCGTGTATTATCCAGAGCTTCCTCTTCTACCTCGCTGTTCCTCAAACCGTTCCTGTAGTTGAAGTGTTTGATTTTTCCGGCGACCCAATCGCAAGACCTTCCCCCAAATACCCGTGTAATGTAAACAGCCTCTTCTTCTACCTCATTCCTCTGATTTCTTGGGTCACTCATCATTAGTGACAGATTTTTTCAAACCCCGACGAAGACCCTGCTTTGTTCGTCTAGGGTTACGCGGTTGTCTTTTCTGTGACTCACAGCGGAGTGAAGTATTTCCGAAACCGTCGAAGAACATAACTCATCCCCTTGCCGGGAACGGTTCCGTCGATCCACGTCGATAACCCTCTCGAAAAACCATTGTAAGGCCTACTGCTTCTTGTTATAGCTGATTCGTTTCTTTTTGTTGTCGATTTTCATAACCAATTTGCGTGATTTGTTCTGTTATTCACTTTCTTTAAACACCATTAATCAAAGCAGATTGTTTCACTTTTGAATGCAATAGTTGATATTAGTTGTTCATGGTGGTGTTTAATGTTAGCCAGATTGATGGCCAGTGATGCATGCTCCTCAAACACGACGAGGCAGAGGCGAAGCCGGCGAACAACAGGAACTGATAGCTGGATATGCAAGTTCAAGTTCACTGCAACCTATGATTGTAACAGATGGTGTTGCCCCAAAATGCTTCTGCGGAAATATGCTATCTGTTACTTGTCAAGACAGCAACCCGAATAGGCTGATTTTTGGATGCCCATTGTAAAGGTAAGCACACAATTCTTCATGTATGATCACTAAGTTTATGCTAAAATTggctaaattttgaatttttggaaTGGAGGTTAAGAATATAGACTTTGGTTATTTTTTCCTAGATCAAGTTGTTGTGGATGTGTTTTTTAGTTGTTTACTGCATGCCTATTGGTTagaaaatgatttgattttgtgAGCGATATGATGTTAGATTGGGTTGATATTGTATATGATTTGATATTGATGCTGGTTAATTATGAAGAATGATTGAGAACTGGGAAAAAGTTGATTTCTTGAAAATAGATGTACCTAGATTAAAAATGTTGATTTTGACATGAATTCACATGGAACCTGATCTGATATAAAAATGGctttaaaatttgaaaggatttttaatattttgcCTTTATGGATTAATTACATTCACATATGTGTATTAGATTGAATTGGAGTGTTTTGTACCATCATACATTCATTGTGTTCTATTTGATATAGGTGACAGAATCACACTGCAAATTCTTTCTCTGGGTTGATGACCACATTGTAAGGGTCAGAGCGGGGGAGGCTACAAGGGGATCGGGTGATGGGAAGCAgaatcatgttgaagaacattTGGGAATAGATAACCTGATGGCACATGTAGAGGAAAGAATAGTAAACCTAGAGAAGCTGCTGAACAAGAAAAGTATACAAGCAGAGTTGAGGAAGAAGACTAGAGAAGCAGCTGCAAGAGAGATGGAGGCTTCATCAACAAAATCTAACCATTAGATCAAAACCGGAACCTGAAGCACCTCTATTAGGTTGAGAAACTTAAGAATAATTTTCTTCTTTCAGAATTTTCCTGCTAGATTGTAGACACACAATTGCTTGAAGCTTTTAAAGCAAAAATTGTCGATGTGGTTTATTTGATATGGGCAACATGGTTGGAATTTGATTACGTTCTACCTATAGATACGTATATGTTTTATGGtatttatttttgtgacttAGTTATCAAAGTTCCCTACTAATTTCAGTAGCATATGAAGGCTAATATGTTGTAGTAAGTCAGCCTGAATACCAGAAAATAGCAACCTTTTTATTAGTGTAACTAATGATTAAGATTGCAGTCATGTTATAACTCAATCTTCGGCAATTCTGTAAGAGTCGGAAGGTGAAGGCATGACAAATACACCGATGATTTGGTGACTTCCATGACAAATCATGCAGCCACCACAATAGATAATTGACAAGatctatttttcttcttatatACTAGTGTGCAGCATAAATTTTAAGTTGTGAGGGAATGAAGAAGCTGAAAGTAAACTAGAATGTTATGTTAGGCTTTGGAAATTTGTTGAATTGCTACTTGTTAGTcaagtttaattgctttcatttCAGAAATTTTGCTGCATAGGTTTCAATATTCCTAATTCCTTGAACCTAAATAAATCTTAACACTTGTAGTTTATATGATCATGATGAATGGCCACTGCTTTGTTCTAATACACATAAATTGTTCAGCAAAGGAGAGCAGCTATGATGCCTGAAATAAGCTAGCCTGTCTGTTAACATAATGGATTTTAAAGGCTTCATCTCATCAGGTATTGAAGTTGTAGATCATCATATTTATACCCTTGCACATGATGTATAATACTCCAATTGAAAGATCTGACTTTTTAAAATACCATAACATCCCATTATTGCTGAATCCTTTGTTTGCTCAATTTGTTTGACTTTATTAACCCCTTCATGCACTCGATTGAATTCCTATTACTCTATTAACCAAAGTAAATGAACGAGTGCTAATGGGTTGATCATTTCAGCGACGTGGCCATGGAGGTAGAGTGCAACCTGGAGTTTGTTTATGGAGTGCTAATGGCTTATTGCAGGTCTTACCAAGTTATCATGTACTGATTGCTCtgttttttcttcttataaAGTAATATTCAACGAGTATATGGCTTATTGCAGGTTTTACCGTGCACTGGGCTAGGTTCTGCCATCGTCCAACAAAGCAGTGGTGTATACAATTGGTATCCTGAAACTCAGGGCCATCATGTAAGTTTCTCTTGTGACATTGCCCGTTTATATGTCTGTTTATTTGTCGTCTTCTTTGGTCAAATCGTGTTACATAGGAAAATTTTCGTTGAATTATAGGTCGAATTGTCTCGATTGACGATTAGACAGGATGAGTTCTAGTTAGGTATTAAGGTGTAACATAGTATATGATCAAAGGTCACCGAAAATTTTTTTCCCCAGCGTTTTTTACTCTAATTAACTGACTATTTAGTCTTTCTGTCATACTTGGGATTGGGCTGGGTCTAACCTGGAAAGACATTTTTTTTGGTAGTTCAAGTCTATCTAAAGTAAAGTGGGCTATCTATCAATTTGGGCCAGCTACAAAAACAATTAGTGGATAATTCAAGTGAGGATTAATGCAGCAACTGGCTTGAAACCTGTTAAGCCCAACTCTCTCCGGAATTTTAAAAGAAAACCAACTTTTTCCAGGTAACTATGTATTCCATTCATGTGTGTGTTAACCGTTAATTTgatcaaaatttttttggaatAGCATTTCTTGATTGAATATTGGCGTAAAATCTTAGTAGGTTAAGTGTTATTTCTCACATAATCCCTATAGTAGGATGGTTATAAACAGAATAACACCGGTTAACTGTTATTTCTCACATAATCCCTATAGTAGGATGGTTAGAAACAGAATAACACCATCATAAATATCCTGTACATGAGGAAGACTACACGACACATCGAATTAGATAGACTGAGGTTGTTATGCAACCATTTCTCTTAATTTTGGCTCTTTCAAACCAATGTAAAACATAGAATTGTAAATACAGGCTGAAGGAAAAAACAGTAGGAATTAACCAATGTCATAACAGTTGTAGGGATtccattaacaaaaaaaaaaacataattaacaTCAACTGGAATAGTAAACAACGAGTTTCAACCAAGTTCCACAATACATGTAGTTGAAGTATATCTAAATGTCAATTATTTCTAGACAGGAAACATCCCTGCAAAATACTTGAGTGTAGACCTTACTGTGATCGTGTGTGGCGTTTCTGGGTATCGCCATGCTCTCCTCACCAATAGATTTTTAGTGCCATGTTCGATGTCATACTCTGTCAACACAAGCTCTCTGTACCCGTAATTGACGAGTAACTCTCTTTCCTTTGAATTGTTCACCAACAAAAGTAGGTTTTCATCCACGAATAGTATTGGATTTTCTCTGATGCTTCGACTCGAAAACCTGCAGTATTGCTCTAGTATTCTGTTTCCATTCGCGTCTTCATTCAAGTGCCAAATTGCTGCGACATAACCAAATTCGTTGTGTGTATGAGCGAGGAGTGCAACTTTTTCCTTGTGGGTTAGTAAATTGTGAATGGTATATTGCACCTACAGGGATAGACACCTCGCTAAATGATTCATCTTCAACACTGTAACATAAACAGACTTGGGTGTAGCATAGCTATCTCCTGTACCAGTTATCCAATACGCCTGACCATTATTAAAAACAGAGTTAGGGTCAATTTTTTCTACACCAGGGAGACAATCAACGCAGTGAAACCATGTAGAACGCCTTGAACAATATCTAGAGAAAAAAACGTAGGCATCAGCTATGTCCCTTTTGCACATATGTATGACTGTGTATGCATCTGAGTTTGGAACATGACCGAAACCATATACTGGGAAAAACGATCTACCGTGGTCCCTGTGGGGGTCGGAAATTTCTCTAGAGCATTGTGTTGTCGGATTCCATACCAAAAGTCTTGTGTCGTCTCGTTCACGAGAGAACTTGAAACATATGTTCTCGTTTGACACTCCGACAATACGAAACCACCCATGGACGCCAACTCCGAAAGGATGCTGAACATTCACCTCTTCTCCAGAAGCAGCATTCACTATATATAGTGAATCGGAATCCATTAACAGTAGTGAGTATCCAACATGAAACAAAACATGTTGATCTAACACTTTCTGCCTTCGCATGTGGTGTATGCATGTCTCTGGTTGGCGTAGCTGTCGGTACCAGAATTTATTCAAGCACATACATCTCCCTACAGCTTTGGCACTACTACGCAGGAAGATTTCTTGTAGCAGTTCATCCGGAATAATCGGCAAGGGAAGTTCGTATTTAGCCATTTTACTAGACGCGATCTTCGTAGTCTTGGTTTTCGGTTGTGTTTACTTTGTAGTTTTTGAATTGTTGAAGTCTGTTGCTCTCTTTTAAGTAATGAACCTAAATTAGTCTAACTTATTAATTGTGTGAGATGCAGCATCCAACGAGAATTGATGAGGCAGAATATTGTATTTACCGGTGTTATCGTAATCTCTTTGAACTAGGTGTTTAGTACCATTAAATTTTACTCGTCTACCCAAGTTTTTGCCTACCCTAGTAAATAAATTCAGTTGGAATTCCAACATACTCCAATAA includes:
- the LOC130933779 gene encoding uncharacterized protein LOC130933779 — encoded protein: MAKYELPLPIIPDELLQEIFLRSSAKAVGRCMCLNKFWYRQLRQPETCIHHMRRQKVLDQHVLFHVGYSLLLMDSDSLYIVNAASGEEVNVQHPFGVGVHGWFRIVGVSNENICFKFSRERDDTRLLVWNPTTQCSREISDPHRDHGRSFFPVYGFGHVPNSDAYTVIHMCKRDIADAYVFFSRYCSRRSTWFHCVDCLPGVEKIDPNSVFNNGQAYWITGTGDSYATPKSVYVTVLKMNHLARCLSL